One window of the Alligator mississippiensis isolate rAllMis1 chromosome 5, rAllMis1, whole genome shotgun sequence genome contains the following:
- the CDV3 gene encoding protein CDV3 homolog isoform X2: MAETEARSLDDFFAKRDKKKRKEKAGRGPAVVSVSVSASSAAPGARQADSGSGAAAAAVPAKAAAKEEDDWKEFEQKEEIDYSGLRVHSMQISEKEDDESEKREEPGDNWEEAGGGADRSSGPWNKTAPAQAPVAEPIVTETPEPVQSGGVYRPPGARDSKPRRAQRGPPEIYSDTQFPSLQSTAKLVDSRNLTSYSLS, translated from the exons ATGGCCGAGACCGAGGCGCGGAGCCTGGACGACTTCTTCGCCAAGAGGGACAAGAAGAAGCGGAAGGAGAAGGCCGGCCGGGGCCCCGCCGTCGTCTCCGTGTCCGTCTCCGCCTCCAGCGCGGCGCCGGGAGCCCGCCAGGCCGACAGCGGATCCGGGGCCGCGGCCGCCGCTGTCCCCGCCAAGGCGGCGGCCAAG GAAGAGGATGATTGGAAGGAGTTTGAGCAAAAAGAAGAGATTGACTATAGTGGGCTTAGAGTTCACTCCATGCAAATAAG TGAAAAAGAAGATGATGAAAGTGAAAAAAGAGAAGAACCAGGAGACAactgggaggaggctggaggTGGTGCGGACCGATCATCTGGCCCTTGGAACAAGACTGCTCCAGCACAAGCACCTGTTGCTGAACCAATTG TTACAGAAACTCCAGAACCAGTGCAATCTGGTGGTGTATACAGGCCACCTGGTGCCAGAGACAGCAAGCCACGGAGAGCACAACGAGGACCACCTGAAATTTATAGCGATACGCAATTTCCATCATTGCAATCTACTGCTAAGCTTGTAGATAGTCGAAA CCTAACATCTTACTCGCTTTCTTGA
- the CDV3 gene encoding protein CDV3 homolog isoform X3: MAETEARSLDDFFAKRDKKKRKEKAGRGPAVVSVSVSASSAAPGARQADSGSGAAAAAVPAKAAAKEEDDWKEFEQKEEIDYSGLRVHSMQISEKEDDESEKREEPGDNWEEAGGGADRSSGPWNKTAPAQAPVAEPIVTETPEPVQSGGVYRPPGARDSKPRRAQRGPPEIYSDTQFPSLQSTAKLVDSRKY, translated from the exons ATGGCCGAGACCGAGGCGCGGAGCCTGGACGACTTCTTCGCCAAGAGGGACAAGAAGAAGCGGAAGGAGAAGGCCGGCCGGGGCCCCGCCGTCGTCTCCGTGTCCGTCTCCGCCTCCAGCGCGGCGCCGGGAGCCCGCCAGGCCGACAGCGGATCCGGGGCCGCGGCCGCCGCTGTCCCCGCCAAGGCGGCGGCCAAG GAAGAGGATGATTGGAAGGAGTTTGAGCAAAAAGAAGAGATTGACTATAGTGGGCTTAGAGTTCACTCCATGCAAATAAG TGAAAAAGAAGATGATGAAAGTGAAAAAAGAGAAGAACCAGGAGACAactgggaggaggctggaggTGGTGCGGACCGATCATCTGGCCCTTGGAACAAGACTGCTCCAGCACAAGCACCTGTTGCTGAACCAATTG TTACAGAAACTCCAGAACCAGTGCAATCTGGTGGTGTATACAGGCCACCTGGTGCCAGAGACAGCAAGCCACGGAGAGCACAACGAGGACCACCTGAAATTTATAGCGATACGCAATTTCCATCATTGCAATCTACTGCTAAGCTTGTAGATAGTCGAAA ATACTGA
- the CDV3 gene encoding protein CDV3 homolog isoform X1 produces MAETEARSLDDFFAKRDKKKRKEKAGRGPAVVSVSVSASSAAPGARQADSGSGAAAAAVPAKAAAKEEDDWKEFEQKEEIDYSGLRVHSMQISEKEDDESEKREEPGDNWEEAGGGADRSSGPWNKTAPAQAPVAEPIVTETPEPVQSGGVYRPPGARDSKPRRAQRGPPEIYSDTQFPSLQSTAKLVDSRKDKEMEKSFEVVKHKSRGRDEVSKNQALKLQLDNQYAVLGDQ; encoded by the exons ATGGCCGAGACCGAGGCGCGGAGCCTGGACGACTTCTTCGCCAAGAGGGACAAGAAGAAGCGGAAGGAGAAGGCCGGCCGGGGCCCCGCCGTCGTCTCCGTGTCCGTCTCCGCCTCCAGCGCGGCGCCGGGAGCCCGCCAGGCCGACAGCGGATCCGGGGCCGCGGCCGCCGCTGTCCCCGCCAAGGCGGCGGCCAAG GAAGAGGATGATTGGAAGGAGTTTGAGCAAAAAGAAGAGATTGACTATAGTGGGCTTAGAGTTCACTCCATGCAAATAAG TGAAAAAGAAGATGATGAAAGTGAAAAAAGAGAAGAACCAGGAGACAactgggaggaggctggaggTGGTGCGGACCGATCATCTGGCCCTTGGAACAAGACTGCTCCAGCACAAGCACCTGTTGCTGAACCAATTG TTACAGAAACTCCAGAACCAGTGCAATCTGGTGGTGTATACAGGCCACCTGGTGCCAGAGACAGCAAGCCACGGAGAGCACAACGAGGACCACCTGAAATTTATAGCGATACGCAATTTCCATCATTGCAATCTACTGCTAAGCTTGTAGATAGTCGAAA GGATAAAGAAATGGAGAAGAGCTTTGAAGTAGTAAAACACAAAAGTAGAGGTAGGGATGAGGTCTCAAAAAACCAGGCACTTAAACTTCAGCTAGACAACCAGTATGCTGTGCTTGGGGATCAGTAG